A single window of Haliotis asinina isolate JCU_RB_2024 chromosome 5, JCU_Hal_asi_v2, whole genome shotgun sequence DNA harbors:
- the LOC137285332 gene encoding RNA-binding region-containing protein 3-like, producing the protein MVSSTLLIRHLPSDLTPADKDDLLRHFGAVSVQLMGTTGPMKHAAFAGFTDQAQAAKALTRLHQLDVLGSRLKAEFAKESLAPDRVKTDQPWTKEKLADNDMKKKEAIVPPSFDDVYHKWSINYPRNPRLHYMYPPPTVSILTNIANALASYPKFYVQVLHLMNKMNIPSPFGALTITPPIPADLKHQCEEKSAADISAKSSTSESEIESGGEEKSLDVHVPDQIYARKRKRSHKKARLMIQPLVEATAQGSVPPEQIIKPSEVFEQVQDKPAQKKIQLKLPSLVSSTAQEEAGVAGVDTTEPTSHVLQDEETGGFGRMEPVQKEVEDSAPPEEDDWVRHGFVSQEELDRGRLPMSELKELSVFRRYERGEPSCRLYLKNLAKQVTDNDLRFIYGRFIDVTNEQDLNIFDVRLMKEGKMKGQAFVTFPSEDKAIPALEQTNGYILNGKPIVVQFARSAKQK; encoded by the coding sequence ATGGTTTCAAGTACATTACTGATTAGACATCTGCCATCAGACCTCACTCCAGCAGATAAAGATGACCTGTTGCGTCACTTCGGTGCTGTCAGTGTGCAGCTTATGGGTACTACAGGTCCTATGAAGCATGCAGCATTTGCTGGATTCACTGACCAGGCCCAAGCTGCCAAAGCTCTTACAAGACTGCATCAGCTAGATGTCTTAGGATCAAGACTAAAAGCAGAATTTGCTAAAGAGAGCCTTGCCCCAGACAGAGTAAAGACAGATCAGCCTTGGACAAAAGAGAAACTAGCGGACAATGATATGAAAAAGAAAGAGGCCATTGTTCCTCCTTCTTTTGATGATGTTTACCACAAATGGAGCATCAACTATCCTCGCAATCCACGACTACACTACATGTACCCGCCACCCACAGTTTCCATCCTAACTAACATTGCTAATGCGTTAGCATCCTATCCTAAGTTTTATGTTCAAGTGCTGCATCTCATGAACAAGATGAACATCCCCAGCCCTTTTGGTGCTCTCACTATTACGCCACCTATCCCTGCAGATTTGAAACATCAATGTGAAGAAAAGTCAGCAGCTGATATTTCTGCAAAATCATCAACCTCAGAATCAGAAATAGAGAGTGGAGGTGAAGAAAAGTCTTTAGATGTCCATGTCCCTGATCAGATTTATGCAAGGAAGCGAAAGAGAAGTCACAAGAAAGCCCGACTTATGATACAACCCCTTGTAGAGGCGACAGCTCAAGGTTCTGTTCCCCCTGAGCAGATCATAAAACCATCAGAAGTCTTTGAACAGGTACAAGACAAGCCTGCCCAGAAGAAGATCCAGTTGAAGCTTCCTTCATTAGTGTCTAGCACAGCTCAGGAGGAAGCAGGTGTTGCTGGGGTGGACACCACAGAGCCAACTTCACACGTGTTGCAAGACGAAGAGACAGGAGGCTTTGGGAGGATGGAGCCTGTCCAGAAGGAGGTTGAGGACAGTGCCCCTCCTGAAGAAGATGACTGGGTTAGACATGGGTTTGTTTCCCAGGAGGAGCTAGACAGAGGCAGGTTACCAATGTCAGAACTCAAAGAACTATCTGTCTTCAGGAGGTATGAAAGAGGGGAGCCAAGTTGTCGGCTGTATTTGAAAAACCTTGCTAAACAAGTAACTGATAACGATTTGAGGTTCATATATGGTCGGTTTATTGATGTGACAAATGAACAAgacttaaatatatttgatgtgcGTCTCATGAAGGAAGGTAAGATGAAAGGTCAGGCCTTTGTCACTTTCCCAAGTGAAGACAAGGCCATTCCAGCCTTGGAACAAACAAATGGTTACATTCTTAATGGCAAACCCATTGTGGTGCAGTTTGCAAGGTCAGCTAAGCAGAAGTGA